One Silene latifolia isolate original U9 population chromosome 4, ASM4854445v1, whole genome shotgun sequence DNA segment encodes these proteins:
- the LOC141653496 gene encoding scarecrow-like protein 6, whose amino-acid sequence MMQTIPYNLQQGKWKSLDNYQEQEQEQLQEFSFNNNIGNKVCKGNKNISRTTSSVESEPTSTLDTTRQSPSPSPSSGGGGIGLEEWDSLFPNGDGSLLPWIIGDPDSEPQQPNHCKPVFDNFIGEGLIPPASMQSQYPVENRYRTLNEKPQILNSQFVLNQQQAHTIANPSFVMSPSVRQVSGDLNPNVVHDPGEWEEQGVKEQLYKAADMIQTGNFVLAQEILARLNHRLILPAKPSLRAALYVKEALLMLLQLSNPVAAPPPKTFTPYDVVHKMDAYKLFSQVSPVTQFVNFTLTQAVLEALDDSQAVHVFDFDIGCGAQWAPLIQELPLRKRGVSSLRITAVAPLSTHPFELTLVRENLVQFANDAGVGFELQVVSLDSFDQSSFPNLETSKDECVVVSIPTCSCSTRPSLLPSILMFTKQLFPKIVVSFDRGFDRFDTPFPQHLIHSLESVTNLLESLEGVNAASNIVTKIEKFFVQPRIENTVLGRVHAPGKMAHWKSLFASAGLIPLQFSNFTETQADYVVKRSPGQGFHVDKRQASLVLSWQRRELVVASAWR is encoded by the exons atg ATGCAAACTATACCCTACAATTTGCAACAAGGCAAGTGGAAATCTTTAGACAACTatcaagaacaagaacaagaacaattaCAAGAattttcttttaataataatattggtaATAAAGTTTGTAAGGGGAATAAAAATATATCAAGAACAACAAGTTCAGTGGAGAGTGAACCAACATCTACTCTGGATACTACACGCCAGAGTCCAAGTCCAAGTCCAAGTTCAGGCGGAGGCGGTATTGGTTTGGAAGAGTGGGACAGTTTGTTTCCAAATGGTGACGGCTCATTATTGCCATGGATCATTGGTGATCCGGATAGTGAACCGCAACAACCGAACCATTGTAAACCCGTGTTTGATAATTTCATTGGCGAAGGTTTGATACCTCCCGCGTCAATGCAATCACAATATCCTGTTGAAAATCGTTACAGAACCCTTAATGAGAAGCCTCAGATATTGAATTCACAATTTGTGTTAAACCAGCAACAGGCTCACACCATTGCAAATCCTAGTTTCGTGATGTCGCCTTCTGTAAGACAGGTCTCAGGTGATCTGAACCCGAATGTGGTTCATGATCCGGGTGAGTGGGAAGAGCAGGGTGTAAAAGAGCAGCTGTATAAGGCTGCTGATATGATACAGACAGGGAATTTTGTACTCGCGCAAGAGATATTGGCGCGGCTCAATCACCGGCTTATCCTTCCTGCAAAGCCGTCTTTAAGGGCGGCTTTGTATGTTAAGGAAGCCCTTCTAATGTTACTTCAGCTTAGTAATCCTGTTGCGGCCCCACCCCCGAAAACATTCACACCGTATGATGTTGTTCATAAGATGGATGCTTACAAGCTGTTTTCTCAGGTTTCTCCAGTTACTCAGTTTGTTAATTTCACTCTTACACAAGCTGTTCTTGAGGCACTGGATGATTCTCAGGCTGTTCATGTCTTTGATTTCGATATTGGTTGTGGTGCGCAATGGGCTCCTTTGATTCAGGAGCTTCCCCTTAGGAAAAGGGGTGTGTCTTCGTTGCGAATTACCGCTGTAGCTCCGTTGTCCACCCATCCTTTCGAACTTACCCTGGTTCGGGAAAATCTTGTCCAATTTGCCAATGATGCTGGTGTTGGTTTCGAGCTTCAAGTTGTGAGCTTGGATTCATTTGACCAGTCATCATTTCCCAATTTGGAAACCTCTAAAGACGAATGTGTTGTCGTTAGCATCCCCACTTGCTCATGTTCTACGCGGCCATCACTTCTTCCATCAATCCTTATGTTTACTAAGCAACTTTTCCCTAAAATCGTGGTGTCTTTTGATCGAGGGTTTGATCGTTTTGACACCCCTTTTCCACAACACCTAATCCATTCTTTAGAATCAGTTACTAATTTATTGGAGTCTCTTGAGGGTGTCAATGCAGCATCAAACATTGTGACTAAAATCGAGAAGTTTTTCGTCCAACCTAGGATTGAAAACACGGTGTTGGGGCGTGTCCATGCCCCCGGAAAAATGGCACATTGGAAGAGCCTATTTGCCTCAGCCGGCCTCATTCCTTTGCAATTTAGTAATTTCACAGAAACACAGGCTGACTATGTGGTGAAGCGATCTCCCGGACAAGGATTTCATGTAGACAAGCGACAAGCATCTCTAGTACTTAGTTGGCAAAGGCGAGAGCTTGTAGTAGCTTCAGCATGGAGGTGA